A section of the Citrus sinensis cultivar Valencia sweet orange chromosome 8, DVS_A1.0, whole genome shotgun sequence genome encodes:
- the LOC127899101 gene encoding uncharacterized protein LOC127899101 has product MKAIMRRRFVPSHYYRELHQRLQSLTQGSRSVEDYHKEMEIIMIRANIEEEREATMARFLHGLNQDIVNVVDLKHYVELEDMVHMAMKVELEPIWVHLPHGSQNGAKMKRLFQSLRLSQSRIIKREATKAKVNLIPNTLEIEILSVLNVWGQVILHLNAQIRE; this is encoded by the coding sequence ATGAAGGCCATCATGAGGAGGAGATTTGTTCCTAGTCATTATTATAGGGAGCTGCACCAAAGGCTTCAAAGTCTTACACAAGGTTCTAGAAGTGTGGAAGATTACCACAAGGAGATGGAAATAATCATGATTCGAGCCAACATTGAAGAAGAACGAGAGGCCACTATGgcaagatttttacatggtttaaATCAAGATATTGTTAATGTGGTTGACTTGAAGCACTATGTTGAGTTGGAAGACATGGTTCACATGGCCATGAAAGTGGAACTAGAACCAATTTGGGTTCATCTTCCTCATGGAAGTCAAAATGgagcaaagatgaaaaggtTGTTTCAAAGCCTAAGATTGAGCCAATCAAGGATCATAAAGAGGGAGGCAACCAAAGCAAAGGTAAATCTGATTCCCAACACTCTAGAAATAGAgatattaagtgttttaaatgtttggggACAGGTCATATTGCATCTCAATGCCCAAATACGAGAGTGA